The Gordonia iterans DNA window CACCTCCGCGACGCGCGGCAGATCGATGCCGCCGATGGCGAACCACGGCTTTCCGGCTGCCGAACCGGCGGCGGTCCGCACCAGCCCGAGACCGGTCGCAGCGCGCCCCGGTTTGGTGGGTGTGGTCCAGCAGGGGCCGGTGCAGAAGTAGTCGACGTCGGGATCGGCCACGGCGGCGCGCACCTGGTCGTCGTCGTGCGTGGAGCGCCCGACGACGACGTCGGGACCCACGATGCGGCGGGCTTCGGCCGGGGGCAGATCGCCCTGTCCGAGGTGCAGGACGTCGGCTCCGGCGAGAGCGGCGACGTCGGCCCTGTCGTTCACCGCGAGGAGCGCCCCGGCGGCCCGGGTGAGCTGTTTCAGCTGCGCCAGGAGGTCGAGTTCTTCGGCGGCCTCGAGATCGCCGAACTGCTGCGCGCCGGGAGACCCCTTGTCGCGCAGCTGAACGATATCGACGCCGCCGGCCAGCGCGGACTCCACGAAGGCGAGCAAGTCTCCCCGTTCGCGCCGGGCGTCGGTGCACAGGTAGAGGCGGGCGTCGGCCAGACGTTCGCGGGGGCCGGGACGGGCGCTGCGATCCATACCGGCAACGGTAGGCTAGTGGTGCAATACGACACACGGGTGCCCGGAGGATCGCCGGGCTGAGATCGCGGAGCCGCCGCCGCCGACCGTCGAACCTGATCCGGGTCATGCCGGCGAAGGAAGGTGTGACGAAGCGGTGGCACGGGAACTGGCTATCGTCGGCGGCGGAGCCGTCGGACTGAGCTGTGCGCTGGCCGCGGCCGATCGCGGATGGTTGGTGCGGGTGTACGACGCTGGACCGGATCGCCGGGCGGCCCAGGTGGCCGGCGGCATGCTGGGGTGCCTCGGCGAAGCCCGACCGGGTGAGTCCGAACTGCTGGCGTTGTCCGCGGAGTCGGTGGCGCGCTGGCCCGCACTGCTCCGGCGGCTCGGCGACGACGTGGTCGCGGCCTCGGACACGCTGCTGGTCGCCGCCTCGGTGGCCGACCGGGCGTATTTCGACGACGCCGCGGCCTTCGCCCGCGGCGTGCTCCCAGACGCATCGATCGCCGAGCAGACGGCGAGTGCACTGCGCGCCGCCGAACCCGGCCTGGTCCGGACACCGCCGGGGGGCTATCTGCTGGCCGGGGAGGGCGCGGTGGACAACCGGC harbors:
- the thiE gene encoding thiamine phosphate synthase, whose protein sequence is MDRSARPGPRERLADARLYLCTDARRERGDLLAFVESALAGGVDIVQLRDKGSPGAQQFGDLEAAEELDLLAQLKQLTRAAGALLAVNDRADVAALAGADVLHLGQGDLPPAEARRIVGPDVVVGRSTHDDDQVRAAVADPDVDYFCTGPCWTTPTKPGRAATGLGLVRTAAGSAAGKPWFAIGGIDLPRVAEVTAAGAERIVVVRALTAEADPETAGRALRDAVKTGCTGTHAE